The following nucleotide sequence is from Cucumis melo cultivar AY chromosome 1, USDA_Cmelo_AY_1.0, whole genome shotgun sequence.
AGATTATTAGAAATTTGGATGTTTAAGTAAAGATAGTTGATTAAGGTTAGCAttaagaaaagaataattttaaaatctagATTTCACTGTTTCATTTTTTGCCCCAAACAATGTTTACTGGcatgttttaaatatttttgaagATCTAAGTGCAAGATTCAGAGTATTTTGTTGAATAGTTTTGAAAAGTTTGAGTAATATTACAACTTTTCTTATAAAAAAGACTTAAATATTTGTCAAAAGTTAAAGGGAATTGTATATAATTATAAGGAGAGGTAATTGGGCAGTTGGGAAATAGCTCTAAATCTTATGTCTTTATCAGACGACTCATATGCCCATACTCAAGAATCGCTAGAGCTGACACTGCGAtgtttgtttaattaatttctacTAATTAAATTTTGGAATAGTTCAACATTTATTTATGTTGGATCTGGATATGATGCGTAGTTTTAATCAAAATATCTTTCTAGAAGGTCAACTTGCAAATAACATTTAAATATCTGATTGGCCCTTTTGCCTTAACCTCTCTAGGTAGAAGCATTAACCATGGGTTTGTCTTTATAATATTCTAAAAGGCATATAACTCTTGCTCTTATCTCTTTGTTCTCATCATTCCTTGTACTTCAAGGCattgatttttctaaaaaaggGAGAACCAAAAAAAAgttcatcttcttcatgtaaacaTATATTTACTATTCTTTGCTATTCTATTCCATTTACATTCTCTGTTGCTTCAAACATCTAGTGGTTGTTTGATCTTTCTAGTTTTCTGGGTTTTGATCCAATATTGATGTAAATTTCTCTATGTTTTGGCAGTTCAGGTATCTCATAAGGGTTGTGTTACAACAAAGAATATGGAAATGGAACAGTACTTTGAGGAGGCCAGCATCCAGATTAATTCATTTGGAGAGAACAAATCTTCTCTAGAAAATTGGAAATCTGTTTTGGATGCCATGGCTGAAACTCATTGTGATGCATCTGGGCTATTTGATTGTAATATATGCTTGGAGACAGTGAAAGATCCTGTCGTTACACTTTGTGGCCATCTCTTTTGTTGGCCTTGCATTTATAAATGGATTCATTTCCAGGACAGCTCTTTAGAGAAACAAGCTCGACGACTCCCGCAATGTCCTGTTTGTAAGGCTGAAGTTTCTGATGCTACTCTAGTCCCACTTTATGGCAAAGGTGAAACTCAAAATCCACTCGAAAGCAAGAATCCACAGCTTGGAATCGTGGTCCCTCGTAGGCCTCAGGGTCCTGCTTGCTTTGAGTCACCAAGGCCAACTTCTCACCCAACATCTCACACAGTTGGTCCTCAATTCAGGGAAGGAAGTTCAGATTCTTCTGATCAATCAAATGTTTACTATGCTCAAGTGACAGGAGCGTTTGGAGAAGTGGTTTATGCGAGAATGTCGGGTGCGATAACGAATCTATATGCGTATCCGAATTCGTATCCTCTTGTGTGGAGCAGTAGTCCAAGGATTAGAAGGCATATTTTGCAGACAGATGAATCACTCAACAGaatatgtatttttcttttctgttgTTTAATTATATGTCTTCTTTTGTTCTGAGCCATAGATTTTCACTTTACTTTCCGACCCATTGTATAAATTTTGGTGGCGATTGGTTGCCCCTTTCTGGCCCTTGTTTCTGTAGTTGGTGTAAATAAGAATTTTGTTGTAGCCTCATTATGTGGGCTTCTATTACATTCTTGACTCTTGAACTggtctttttcttttatccatttttttttatctttctctaaTGTTTAGATATATAGAATTCATTCCTTTTATTGATAAAACCATGAATCAAAGATACTACAAAGAATACTTTCATTGGGCTATAACTGAGACTATAAGAGCTAAAGATAGTAAAATATACACCAGGAGAGAACAAATAAGTCATGTAATTAACAAACTTATCGATATCCAGAGCAATTTACTTGTCCCAAACTAAGGGTGTTTAGAatacatttttaattatttaatttaaaaaaaagtcattttagAAAGAGAATAATAGAGTATTTGACAACCATTTAAATTAACTGAagaggttaaataaaaatgtattttttgaaaaacattttttctaaGTCTGTCTAAATGAACctaagaaaatagaaaatgaaaacgGATGAATTAGCACACAGCTTTGGTTCCTCCAGTTTGTATATATTTGGTGTTTGGTTTGGTTCATGAAATTTCGCAAGATAAgcttttgtctaaaagaattATAAAATGGGTCTAAACAACTTAAAATTTGCAATATTATCTTTGTCATTCCATAAACGTTTCCCAACAAAAATCCTTCAAAATTGTGACTTGAAACAATGTGGCAATTAGTGTCACACTATTTAGAGACAAAAGCGACCATTATAAAATTTTAGGACCAAATTCATAAAAGACAGATAAAAATATATACAGATATTCAGTCAAAACTATATTTACAGAGCAAAGGTGAAGTTTTggtttggagagagagagagattaatAACTAAAACCTCaattaatttcttttgtaaGAAAGAACcataataatattttagtttgTAAATCATGTCTCAAATCGGCGGTATCTTGAAATGTCAAAAGAGAATCAAAgtaaataaaaaggaaaaataaaaataacaatcgGCCAAGTCTTGAGGTTGACCATCAATGTCTTTTGGCAGCCAACAGTTTAGAAATAAACTGAGAAAATTCTGTCACTTAGGGAGGGAGAATCATATTTCAAATCAATCATGTTCCAAAACCATTGGCTAGAATCTAGTGATTGCTGTCAATAACATGTTTAAGGGTATGTTCGGAACAATGTTTCAAGTGTTTTAGAAAACCTGTTTTCAGCCACCCCCACCTCAAAAGTCATTACAAACATGCTCTGTAGGTGCGAAAATAGGTGagtttaatattgattttagtCAAGTCAAAATTCAAATTGATAACTTAACCAACGACTCAGTCAAAATCTGTTAAAGCTCATCATGCCTTTCAAATCTTCACAATAGAGTTTCTTTTCCTCTGCTAGTAAAGAGACTTAAGTAGCATTAGAGCCTGAATGAAGATATGTCCTTCCTATCCTTTGCTAgtcaaaatgaaaaatatagtcttttcaaattttgatttccAGTACTTCACATGACATAGGGATCCaaggtaaaaagaaaaaaaaaaaaagattccaaggaaaaagaaattgtAGATGCAAATCCTCAGTACACTGATTACTAGAAGAAGATAGGTTTTCCCTATCACAAAATCCAAATATATGGGTATTTCAAGAACATTGAAAAAAGTTAATGCTACACTATAACAAGGGAGAATGgcaggaagaaaaaaaaaacttcagtTACAATCAGAAGTTTCCTCATGATTTAGCCAGCAAAGTCGAGCTTGTTTCAATCTAACTCGTGATCGAGTCCCTCACTCTGACCTTTCAGGTCAAGTAGATCAAGGCACTTGATTGAGGTTTGGTTTTCACTGTGGATATAATCTTCTAATCTATTGCAAATGTTTGAGGGAAAAATATCACCTTTGCAAAGGAGCCCTATGATTTCCTCTGCCAACTCCACATTTccatttgttttcaaatattcaaGACATGCGGCCACGATATGATTATTAGGCTTCCATCGAGGTGGACTAACTGATATTGCTTTCTTCATAGTTTCCGCTGCTTTATTCGTCAGACCATTAGAATGATATCCACTTACCAGTCGATCCCAAGCAAATGCTCGTGGTTCCTTGCCATTCTCTATAAGCCTGCTTATATATGCTTCTGCCTTATCCATAAATCCCTTCGTACAATAACTATTTATCATCATGTTTGGGATTCTGAAATCAAAACATGTATCCCCTGATTCCCATTCCTTCAAGATTCTTTCAGCACCGTCGATATCGTCCAGTTTCATTAATGAATTAATCATACAAAGATATCCTGAATTGAATCTCTTTTCCAGATTCGAGTACAAGTTCCAAACCCGATACACCTCATCCTTATTTCCAATAGCACCATATAGTGTAATGAGATATTCATATGCAGACCACTTTTGCTTGTCACCAATGAGTTGTTCTGCTTTCTTCAGCATCAATATACCATTTTCAGAAAAACCAGCTTTTAAATATCCATTTCCTACAGTGAAATAAGCATGCCAATCCATAGCAACTAGTGAATCTGCCTCCATTTTTGACAAAAGCTTTTCCATGTTTGCTATATCGGAAGTAGCTGCATAAGCATTCATACGAATATTATATGTAAATCTATCATGACCAATTCCcatttcttccatttctttgATTAATTCATCAAACTTCTCCTGTTTACCGAGATCAGCATAAAGGCTTAACATAACATTATAGGAAAGTGGTGTTTTCATAAATCCAACTTCCCTCATTTTCTGCATGATTGCCTCTGCCTTTTCCAAATTTTTATTCTCTACATAACAGTTTAGAAGTGCTCCATAAACCTTATGATCTCTTGAAGATTCCCTAATGCTGCTAAAATACTTCTCAGCTTGTTCCAAACCACGAGCTTTTGAAATTAAGTGCAACTGAACAGCAATGTCCCCAGGTGACgggtttttgtttctttcattATGTATCCATTCGCACAACTGTTGCATTACACTATTACAGTAACCAATAATGCCAAATTGTGGATAACGAAGACATATTTATTGTTTACCATTCATAGATGATCTAAGTTCAACGCTTCAGTTTGAGAGAAAAAGACAAGCAAAAAGGGAAAGAGGACTGCCATAACTAGTCCACCTTGCTAGGCAAGATCATTAATATAGTGATTGAAGGTATAACGTTGCCCTTAATTGTGGGTAAAGAAAGCCCAAGCTGGGGAAGTTTAAACTTACCAAATGGTCGATACTAAAAGCTGACAGAACAGAACGTTCTACTGTTCTGATAGGTTACAAAGAACAGTCTCCTTCCTCCATAAAGATAGTGTCAATATCACTAGTAAATAACCCATCAGTTCAACCTTTTAGATTAATTAATGTTTTCAGTACATGAGGTTTCATGTTCAATCTCATgttaaaatattgatttttattGTGTAGGTCTTCTACAAAATTTTAAGCTTAAGTGAAGAGGAGAGTTAGAGTATTGATATAAGTATATTTTACCATAACTCGTTAGTTTAAGCTGTTGGGTGAGTACCATGATTTTAAAAACGGGAATTTCATACgaataaacaattttt
It contains:
- the LOC103495518 gene encoding E3 ubiquitin-protein ligase RMA1H1; this translates as MEMEQYFEEASIQINSFGENKSSLENWKSVLDAMAETHCDASGLFDCNICLETVKDPVVTLCGHLFCWPCIYKWIHFQDSSLEKQARRLPQCPVCKAEVSDATLVPLYGKGETQNPLESKNPQLGIVVPRRPQGPACFESPRPTSHPTSHTVGPQFREGSSDSSDQSNVYYAQVTGAFGEVVYARMSGAITNLYAYPNSYPLVWSSSPRIRRHILQTDESLNRICIFLFCCLIICLLLF
- the LOC103495690 gene encoding pentatricopeptide repeat-containing protein At2g20710, mitochondrial-like, which gives rise to MMKLHCSQSWLFSSNFKVLQALFYSTKSLPSSRSTEDTLFRRVFRAGDPRISIVRVLDQWIEEGRKVNQSDIQALIKQLRKFGRFNHALQLCEWIHNERNKNPSPGDIAVQLHLISKARGLEQAEKYFSSIRESSRDHKVYGALLNCYVENKNLEKAEAIMQKMREVGFMKTPLSYNVMLSLYADLGKQEKFDELIKEMEEMGIGHDRFTYNIRMNAYAATSDIANMEKLLSKMEADSLVAMDWHAYFTVGNGYLKAGFSENGILMLKKAEQLIGDKQKWSAYEYLITLYGAIGNKDEVYRVWNLYSNLEKRFNSGYLCMINSLMKLDDIDGAERILKEWESGDTCFDFRIPNMMINSYCTKGFMDKAEAYISRLIENGKEPRAFAWDRLVSGYHSNGLTNKAAETMKKAISVSPPRWKPNNHIVAACLEYLKTNGNVELAEEIIGLLCKGDIFPSNICNRLEDYIHSENQTSIKCLDLLDLKGQSEGLDHELD